GCTCGGCGATCTCGTCGATGGTCTCGGCCAGTTCGTCGTATTGCTTTTCGAAGAGCACGTGCAGCGCACCGAAATGAGCGCCGGTGACATTCCAGTGGAAATTGCGGGTCTTGACGTAGAGCACATGCTCATCGGCCAGCAAGACGGCCAGGGCATCGACTACGGATTCACGGGCTTTGGACGAGAGACCGGTGTTTGTTTTCATGAAGTAGTGAGTAGCGAGTAGCGGGTAGTGAGCAAGTTGCCGAACCAAAAAGTAGCAGACTTGGACCGAGAACTGAGTCGGCGTTAAACACAAAGACGCAAAGGCGCTAAGTTTCGATCTGCCGAAATTTGACCGAGCCGTGACAGTGATTGCGGCTGAAAGAACAAACGCGAAGAGGTCGATCCAAGGTTCGATCACCCTGAATTGTCTCTAACACTTGCTCCGAACTTAGCCCCTTCGCGTCTTTGCGATTCAAGATTGAATCCGCAGCGGCTCCAGGTCCGGGTCGGTTTTACTTAAAGCGACAAACTCCTCCTCCAGCCCGCAAGCCGTATCCAGAAACACCCGCGCATCGTCGAGGTGGCCGAGCTGGGCCTCGTAGCAGGCGAGGTTGAAGTGGAAGACTGCTTCCGTCGGATGTTGCCCCACCCCGCGCATGAGGATTTCACGCGCCTCGGTGAGTCCCTTATGCCGCCGCGCGGCATAGGCCCACTGGATCCAGTGCCCGGGCACATTGGGTTCGCGCTCGCACAACACCGCCCCGATCGCCGCCGCCGGCTTCCAGTCCGCCCGCTCGACATGCACCGCCAGCGACAAAATCAAAACCGAAGTCTCTTTGCGCTGAGCCGCCTCGATTTCCTTCAACGCCGCCGCTGCATCGTCCTTCATGCCGAGCGCCAGATACCCCTCGGCATAACTCAACTGGCGTTTCGTATGCGTGGTAAGATCCATTCGCCCTACCCTCGCGAACTCAAACTTAAGAGACAAGGACACGCTGCGCCGGCGCAGGCCAAACCTTGCCCTGATCATTGCACCTTCGCGTCTTTACTATTCAATTCCGGACATGAAATCCGTCCGCGCTTCCTCCGTGCGACCAAAGGCTGTGAAGGCCGAGCATCCGTTGCAGTGGCTGGCGGATCCCGTGAGTGGCGAGCCGACGTTTGTCTTCAAAGCGTGGTTTGGCGGGCGCTCGATCATGTTGCACGGCATGCATACGCTTTTCCTGACGACGCAGGGCGAGCCGTGGCAGGGCGTGTTGGTGTGCACGTTTCACGAACACCACGAGAGCCTGCTCGCAGAGTTTCCATCGCTGGTGAAACACCCAGTGCTGGGCAAGTGGCTCTACCTGCCGGAGACCAGCGAGACCTTTGAGCGCGATGCGAAGAAGCTGGTTCAACTGGCCCGGGCGCGCGACCCGCGCATCGGCATCCTGCCCTCCCCGCGGAAAAAGAAGGCCGTGAAGAAAGTGCGGTTTGGTGACGCGCTGTAGGCGCGTTGCGCGTGCACAAAGTAGTGAGTTGCGGTAGTGGGTAGCGAGTAGTCGGAATTCGATCTTGAAACGCAAAGACGCGAAGGCGCTAAGCGGGGCGTTCCAAGGTTCGATCCGCCTAAACCTCCCCTATTCGCAACTTTGCGCCTCGGCGCGCCTTATGGTCAAAAATCGACTTGGTTATACGGCAATTAAGACGATTTCGTGAATTGCCACCGGTTGGCCTAAGCTCATCGTCGGCTTTGGAATTACCTATTTTTCCAGCCACTTACCCAAGTCCACCGATACCCCATAACGGTTCGCCGCCAGGCATCTTTTCCGCATGCATTCCCCCCGCCCCTTGAGTCGTGTTGTCTACGTCGTAGCTACGCTTGCCCTGCTCGCCGGCGTTCTGTCGGTCCGGCACCGCGGGCGTTCTGCAACTGAGTTACCGCACACTACGTCCGCAGCGAAGGAAATTATTGCAGCCAATTTACCCATAACACCGGCGGCTCCGATGGAGATACGCCAGGAAGCCGCCCCTACCCTCCGCGACCAACCGGCGTCGTTGCGCACGGAAGACCCGAAGGCCAGCCGTGATCGCTGGGCCAAAAGATTGGACGCCATCCGCATCGTGGAGACCCATGAGTTCCCGGCGGATGAAAACGGCATCGTCCGGCAAATCACCTGGTTTGAAACCGCGCTCAAACAACCGCTGGTGCGACTAGAGCAACGTTGGGGTCGGAGCGACGCAACCGACGGCCCGGGGATGAAACTCTTGAGCGAAGAAGCCGTGTCGGCGGGCCATTTGCTCGTGGGGCTGGATCAAGGCGTGACTACCGAAGCGGCCATCAGAGGTCTGAGCGAAGCCGGTTTCACCGTTTCACCCGTGGCCCAAACGCCGAATCTTCTCTCAGTCGAAGTGCCTAATCCGACACAGGCGGAGTCCTTCGATGCCACGCTGGTCGCCCTGCGTCGTTCCCCCTATCACGTGGTTTATGCCGAGGCCGATCCGCTTATCTTGATAGATGCGGTGCCTTCCGATCCGAAATACGGGTCCCAATGGAATCTGACTTCCTCGGGTGAAGATGCGGACGCCTCCCTGAATGCCGAGGCCGGCTGGCAGGTAAGAACCGATGCCTCCAATGTAGTCGTAGCCGTGACCGATACCGGAACGCGCACGACTCATGAAGATCTCGCCGCCAACCTGTGGATCAATCTCGGTGAAACCCCCGGAAACAATATCGACGACGACAACAATGGGGTGATCGACGACATTAACGGATTCAATGCCATCACCACATCCGGCAATATATCCGACGACAACGGTCATGGCACGCATGTGGCCGGCATCATCGGTGCCCGGGGAAACAATAACCTCGGCATCACCGGTGTCGCCTGGAACGTGCGCCTGCTGACGTGCAAATTCCTCAACAACCGCGGTGTCGGCACGACTTCGGACGCCGTCGCGGCAATCCACTACGCACGTCTTCATGGCGCAGACATTATCAATGCCAGCTGGAGCATGGGGTCGCGCAGCCTCGCGCTTGAAGAGGCCATCCGCCAGGCGGGAGCAGCCGGCATCGTTTTCGTGGCGGCGGCGGGCAACCAAGCGACCGATATCGATGCGGCCCCGCGTTATCCGGCCGCATCCGATCTACCCAATATCGTGGCCATCGGCGCGACGGATCGTAACCGCGCGCTGACCGCCTTCTCCAACTACGGACGTGACCGCGTCCACCTCGCCGCACCCGGCGAAGGTATCCTCTCCAGTTACAACCAGAGCGACAACCAATACGTGCTTCTCAGCGGCACCTCCATGGCCGCACCCCAAGCGGCCGGTGCCCTGGCTCTGCTCAAGGCGATGCACCCATCCGAGGATGGCTTGCAACTCATCCAACGACTACTGGCCGGCACGCGCCTTGCCCCGGCTCTCTCGGGTCTGGTGCAGACCGGAGGCATCCTGCATTTGCCCACGCTGCTGGCCACCGAGTCCGCCGCGACACCTCATGACCTGTGTGAAAGCCCGTATCTATTCACCGGATACCAAGGCGTCTGGAGCGGATCAACCGCCCATGCCGGCCGCTCGCCGAGTGATCCCGCCGGCCTCACCGGCACCCGCACGCTCTGGTTTTCGTGGACCGCGCCGGTCTCCGGACACGCCGAATGGCAGGTGAATGCCACCGACGAGGCGACCTTCGCCACAATCTACCGTCTCGACGGGACGACTCTGTCGTCGTTGCAAACAGACTCCGGCTCCACGCAGAAAATACGTGTATGGGTGGATGCCGGCCGCACCTATCTCCTCGGTGTCGGCACGACGAGTGCCGACGGTCACGCGGTCACCGTCAACCTCGCCCTGCCCCCCGCCAACGACTTGATCGCCGCGGCAGCTCTCTTGACCGGTGAAAGTTTCTCCGCGACCGGCAACAATCGCGGCGCCACTCGGGAAAGCGGAGAACCCCGCCATGCCCGCGTGGGCGCAGGCCGCAGCGTGTGGTGGAGCTGGACCGCTCCGCGCACCACCCGCCAGGTGATCACGACGCTGGACTCGTCCTTTGACACGGTGCTGGCGGTCTATCGTCAGGGCAACGACGGCGCGTTGATCGAGGTATCCTCCAACGATGACTCAGGGTATAATCTTCTCACCAGCCGCGTGGCCTTTGATGCCACCGAAGGAGTGCGATATCTCATCGCCGTGGACTCATGGGGTGGCGATTCCGCATCGGGCGCAATCCGGCTCGGGGGTTACGGACTGGGCAACATCCTCATCCTGAATGGTCCGAGATCACAGTCAGTGCAGCTCGGTTCCTCCATCTCGTTACAGGTGCGCTTCCTTTCCACGATCGATACAACCGTGCACTGGTTCAAGGATGCCCAGCCCATCGGAGGCGGGCGCGACGGCACCCTGGTCATTGGCAATGTCGGGGCGAACGACCTCGGCAGTTATCACGCCGTGCTCTCCAATGCCGATGAATCGGTCACCTCGGAGGCCGCCCTGCTCACCGAACGCATTTCCGCACCCTTCATCACGTGGTCCACGGGCAACCTGAACGAGGTCGTCGGCAACCCGATCACGTTGCGCGTCGTCGCCCAAGGCTCCCAGCCATGGACCCTGCAATGGTTGAAAGATGGCCAACCCATCGACGGCGCGACATCGGAAAGCCTCTTCTTTGGCTCGCTCGCCGCGGGCGACGCAGGGCAATACGAAGTCGTTATTACCAACGCCTCCGGGGTGACCCGCTCCACGGCCTTTAAAGTCACCGTCGCGAACTCGCCGTTCACCGCCTGGAACTGGGTAACCGCACCCGACCAAGGCTGGCCGATCCAGGACATCCGCTACCTTGATACGACCTACCACGCGATCGCCAGCGCCGGTGGCTCCACCAAAGTCCTTCGGTCCACCGACGGTGTAAACTGGCAGGCGCAAATGCTGCCGCCCGCCTTCGATGGCTACCAAATCGACCGGGGCAACAATACGCTCATCATCGCGGGTCGCGACCACACGACGTCGGGTAACGGCAGCATCTACCGCTCCACCGACGGCGGTGAAACCTGGTCGTTGAGCGGACTGCCCTTCCGAGGCAACGTGACTTCGCTGCAATTTGGCGGCGGATACTTTGTCGCTTTGAACAATTACGACGGCACATTGCGCCGCTCCACCAACGGGACGTCATGGCAGGCTCCGGTCACACCGCCCGCCAACGGGATGAACCAGCTGACATTCCAAGGCGGCACTTTCTTCACTTACAACAGCAGCAACAGCACGCTCTACCGCTCCACCGACGGCGGAGCTTGGAGTGCTTATGCAGCAGGCGGCGCCATCCGCGGCATCCTGCACAACGCGGGAGTCTTTCACCTCTGGACCGCCACCACCTACCTCCAATCAAGCGACGGCATCACTTGGACTCTAATCGGCTCAAGCGCCAGCCCGGACACCCCGTTGCTCATCCATGACGGGACCCGCATCATCAGCGCCAGCTCGTCGCAGCTGTCCCTGCGCTTCTCTGATACAGGCATCAGCTGGGCCACCCAAACCATCCTCAACACGGGCGCATCCACGACCATCAAAAAACTGCTGCGCGGTGGTGGACGCACGCTCGCCGGCTGTGCCAACGGAATGATCCTTTCGTCGCCGGATTCAACGCTCCTGGAAAACACGTTCTCCCCGTTCGCCTGGACGGGCGGAGCCTCCAGTCGTGTCGAATTCTGCGAAGACGAGTTCATCCTGACGAGCCGCAGCAACACCACTCCCCACGTCGCCCTGTCCTCCGATGGCCAGACTTGGAAAAAATATGTCATCCCTGATCAGACTGATCTCGCCGGCAGCCGGATTTGGAAAGCGGGCGGTTATTATTGGGCCAACTCCCGCGGCGCTCTTTCGACAAACACCTTCTGGCGCGGCCGTTCGCCCCTCGATCTCAAACGCGTGGCGGGCACTCCTTCCGACTCGCTTAGCAGCATCCTGTTTAAAGACGGGCGTTTCTTCGCCGTAGCCGGCACCCAGTTGATCACTTCGACTAACGAAGGCCTGACTTGGTCGTCTATCAACCCCGGCTTCAGCCTGCCTTCCGGCACGCAACTGTATCGAGCCGGCAGCCGCTGGTTTCTAATCGGATACAATACGCTGGCCTCATCGACCGACGGCTTCTCGTGGAGCCTTGCGTCCAGGCCCAACACCAACTCCCACGACTTCCTCGGCTTTGCGGAAAACAACGGGAAGTTCTATGTGGTCACAGGCAGCTATAACCAGATCTGGGAATCCACCGACGGCATCAACTGGACCATCAACCCGCTCACCTTCAGCACGAGCGGCTTTGGGGGCATCTATGCGCATCGCGGAACCCTGCTGCTCCTGCCCTACCCGAATGTCACCGGTGAACAATTCCTCGCCACCACCGACCTCACCACGTGGCAGACGATCAACACCGGCATAAGCGCCGGCTCCTTCGCCACCGGAAGAGGCATCATGGTGGGAGTGAGCCCCACGCCACACATCGTTTACAACGGGCAGACTCCTTCCCGCGCTCCCGTGTGCCGCCTGCTATCGCCGCTGCCTGATGTTCAGTTCACCGTTAACAATCTGGTCGAACTCAGCGTAAACGCCTCCGCGCCCGATGGAACCTTTGACCGGGTCGAACTCTATGTGGACGACCTGCTGGTTGCGACCTCGACCACCCCGGGTGTTTTCCGCTACGGCTTTTCGGCCACCGAGAACCGCTCCTACAGCTTCCACGCTCGCGCCTACAACACCGATGGCCTCGTCACCACCGATTCGACGCGCGCCACCGCCAAGTCCCCCATGGCCGCACCGCTGTTCGTCACCAGCGATACGCTTACCAGCAGCAATGTGTTCAGTGATGATGACGCCTATTACGCCGTTTCCGGCACTTCGCTTTATCGATCGATCGACGGCATCCACTGGGAATTCCACTCCATCACCACGAGCCTGAGTTCGATCAACGAGTTCAGTTTGGACGATAACTACACGCGACTGCACTACACGAACGGAACTGGAATGGTGGTCTCCCGTGACGGCCTCGACTGGATCAGCATCACAACGAACTCGCCCGTGCAATACCGCTCCGGCGTTTACTTCCGCTATACCAGTTCCGGAGGCAGCGGGACGGGCAGCGTCTCCTTATCCTCCAATGGCAGCGCATGGGTGACCACGCCGGCACGCGCCCAGACGTATTTCACAACAGTCCTCATGGGCGATGGTCCTCGTTATCTGGGCTGGAGCTCGACCATCCACCCCTATGTTCGTCGCTCCGACGACGGAATCAACTGGGTCAACATGATCGACCTTCCCCGTCCCGCGGCCGGCATCGAGGCGTTGGGACGTTTCATCCTGCGTTATCTGGACAACAAGGTCCGCACCTCGTCCGATGGCGGTGTCACCTGGACCACGTCTGATCTCGGTGTCACTGTGGACAAGCTCCTCCCGGTGGGAGACGTCGTGTTCGCGGTTTACGGTTCTTCGATTAAAAAAATCTCCACCGACGGCATCGTCTGGCAAACCCATCAGGTCCCCGATCTCTCGGCCAACGTAGCCTATGGAGACGGGCTCTATGTCAGCGTCGGTTCAAACAACGCCCGGGTGTCTACCGACGGCGTTAACTGGACCACGCACACGCCTCCGTGGGCGGTCCTTAACTCCACGCCCTTCATCGTTCACGGCCCCGCCGGTTTCATCGCATTCCACAGCGGACAGCCCGGCTGGATATCAACGGATGGCGTGAATTGGACCGAAGCGGGACTGACCGCCAGCGATGGTGGCTCCTGGCAAAAATATGCCGCCATCGGCGACACCCAGATCGCGATTCGCGATGTGACCGTTCCATTAAACCCCATCAAACGATCACTGGATGCCGGCAAGACCTGGAGCTTTTCCTCTCCGCCTTATGCACACCCCGTGATGACCCGGGACGTTTACTCCACGGGCTCGTCCTTCGTGCTGCGCGATTCCAACGGAAAACTCTACCGCTCCAACGACGGCACCGCCTGGACCTCGGTCCCGGTGGTCGCTGAAGGCACCAACATCGCCGTGACCCAGCTTATCACCCGCGCCAATCTGTGGCATGCCGTGGCCAACAACGGCTACATGTATCGCTCCACCGACGACGGAGTTTCTTGGAACCGGTATCTGGTCTCCGCTACCCCCGGGGTAAACCTGGTCGAGATTCACTTCTCGGGTTTGCACTACCTCGCGGTGGCCTATGCCTCGTCATCGGCGGTTCCGCCGGTCTTCCGGTCTGACGATGGCGTCACCTGGACGCCCACCACACTCCCCGCAACCGTGACATTTAGCAGCCGGCGCAGTGCCGGCCTCGGCCAGTTCGTCATCATCCAAGGTATCAAGACCTACCTGTCCAACAATGGGACCGATTGGACCGCGGCCGCTTCATCTCCTGTGGTGGATGGCCTCGCCTATCCGGCCAGCGATGCCTTTTACCTGCTTAACAATGGCAGCCTGTATCGCTCCGTAAACGCGGACGGATGGACCCTCATCCGCACCGGGGTGACCGGAGGGCTGGTTGAACTGAACGGTGTTCTCCATGCCTTTGGCGGCACCGCCACTACTCCGCTTTATTTCGCGGACGCTGCCATTCAGGCCGTGCAGGTTTCCTCAGGCACCTACGGCATCGGCGATACACTCACCGCCCAGGTCACCATCGCCAACCTCGGCGCGACTCTGCTGCCCGAAATGGACGCGGAACTCTATCTCTCGCGTGACACCTTCCACGGTAACGGGGACGACATTCGGCTTGGCGCACTCACGATAGCTGCAGCCAGTCTGCCCCCACCGGGAGAGACCCGTATCATCGCACTCTCCCTCGTCCTGCCGCCCAACTTGGAAGGCGGGGAGTTTTATACTGGCATTCGTCTTGATCCCGCCGGACGGGTTGGAGAGTTCAGCAAGTCCAATAACCGCCGCTTCACGACCACGTCGCCCATCAACGTCCCCGAATGGACGCTCGATCTGGAAACAACTGGAAACGGAGGCGTGGCCCAAAGCGTCTCGGCCGTGCGTTATGTGCACGGCTCGACCGTGACTCTCTCGCCCAGCGCGGGTAAAAACGCCTCGTTTGCCGGCTGGTCGGGTAGCGAGTCAAGCGACCGGCCCGACCTCACTCTGACCATGCGCGACAACAAGGTGCTGACCGCGTCATTTGCGGAGATGCGCCAACTTTCGGTTACCGTGCGGGGCGCCGGCGCTGTTCAACTGGATCAAGCTGGCGGACGTTACGCGCAAGGTGCCCAAGCCACGCTACAGGCCATCCCCTCGGCGGGCTGGCGCTTTGTCGAATGGCAGGAAGACCTTGCCGGTGGCACCCCCACCCGCACGCTTTTGATGAACACGGATCGCGCCGTCGTCGCCAAATTCGACTACCCTCTAGAAAACTGGAAGGCCGTCCATTTCACCCCGACTGAACTTGCCGATCCTGCAATCTCGGGCGACGACGCCAGACCCGATCCCCATGGCATCTCCAATCTGATGTCCTACCTCTCGGGCCGTGCACCGCGTTCCAACGAACCGTTCAACACCGCGCCCGAAGTGCAGGGCTCAACTCTGTTCTACCGCTATACACGCAACACCGGAGCCGTGGGCTCCAGCCTGATTGCCGAAGTATCCACTGATTTGGTCAACTGGACGGTTTCGCTGAGTGAACGAGTGATCGATGAAAGCCAAGGTGTGGAAACCGTGGAGGTGGTCGTTCCGCGTGAAAGCCGGCCCCGCCTTTTTATCCGCCTTCGCTCCGTGCCCAATCCCTAATCTCAAAGCCTGATAACCCGACCAACAAAAAGGCCGGCCCCTTTCGCGGGCCGGCCTTTTGCAGCAACAATCAATCCACGCCGCAAGCTCAGCTCAGGCTCTGCACGGCGGTCACCACGGCTTCGGTGGTGATACCGAGTTCCTTGAAGACGGTCGCGCCCGGAGCGCTCATGCCGAAGCGGTCGATGCCGATCACCTTGCCGTCGAGACCAACGTATTGATACCAGAGACCGGTGACGCCGGCCTCGATCGCGACGCGTTTGCGCACGGCGGTCGGGAGGATGGCCTCGCGGTATTCGGCGGGCTGGCGATTAAAGCGCTCGAAGCACGGCATCGAGACGACGCGGGTGCCTTCGCCGAGGATCTTGGCGGCGTTGACGGCGTATTGGAGTTCGCTGCCGCTGGCCATGAGGATGGTCGTGAGCGGGGCGGTCTCCTGCACAGCGACGTATCCACCTTTCAATACACCGGCGCGGCGGATGTGCGGAGGGATGTCGTTGAGGAGGGGGATCGCCTGGCGCGTAAGCGAGAGGAGCGTCGGGCCATCGGTGCGCTCGAGGGCGGCGGCGTAGGCACCGGCGGCCTCTTCGGGATCGCCGGGGCGGATGACGTCGAAGCCGGGGATGACGCGCAGGCCGGAGACAGTTTCGACGGGCTGGTGGGTCGGGCCGTCTTCACCTACGCCGACGGAGTCGTGGGTGTAGATGTAGAGGACGGGCAGCTTGGAGAGCGAAGCGAGGCGCATCGCGGGGCGGGAGTAGTCGGCGAACACGAGGAACGTGGCGACCGAGGGACGGAAAATGCCGTCGTAGGCGATGCCGTTGGCGATTGAAGCCATGGCGTGTTCGCGGATGCCGAAGCGGATGTTGCGACCGGCGCGGTTGGTCTCATCGAAGTCCTTGTCGGAGGCGATGTAGTTCAGCGTGGAACCGTAGAGGTCGGCGCTGCCACCGATGAGCAGCGGGAGCTCGGCGGCGACGGCTTGCAGGATTTGCTGGCCGGCGGCGCGGGTGGCGAGCTTGGCATCGGCCGGGAAGAGCGGGGTCTTCTCGAGGAGGTGCGCGGCGCTGATGCGGGCGTTGCGGCTGTCGAGGAGCGCGGCCTTCTCAGGGTTGGCGGCTTTCCAAGCTTCGAAGGTCTTGACCCACTTCTTGTAGTTACGGACGAGCTTCTTCTTGTGGCCGGCGAAATAGGCGCGGACGTCGTCGCTGACGAAGAAATGCTGGTCGGCGGGCAGACCGAGACCGGAGCGGGCGCCGTCGGAGAACTTTGCGCCACCTTCGCCGTGGCCCTTGGCGGTGCCGGCGACTTCGGGGATGCCCTTGGCGATGGTGGTCTTGGCGATGATGAGCTGGGGCTTGCCGGTGGCCTTCTTGGCTTTGTTGAAGGCTTTCAACACCGCATTGAGATCGTGGCCGTCGATGGTCTGGACGTCCCAGCCGAGGGCTTTGAAGCGCTTGGCGTCATCGCCGCCCTGTGACTTGTTGGCCATGGCGTCGAGGGTGACGTCGTTGGAGTCGTAGATGAGGATGAGGTTGTCGAGTTTCTGGTGGGCGGCGAAGGAGATCGCCTCGAGGGCGACGCCCTCCTGCATGCAACCGTCACCGGCGAGGGCGACGACATGGTTGTCGAAAATGGTGTGCTCCGCGGTGTTGAAACGGGCGGCGGCGGCGGCTTGCGAGAGGGCGAGGCCGGTGGCGTTGGCGATACCCTGGCCGAGGGGACCGGTGGTGCACTCGATGCCGGGGGTCTCGTGGAACTCGGGGTGGCCGGGGGTCTTGCTGTGAAGGGCGCGGAAGTTCTTCAGGTCTTCGAGCGAGAGATCAAAGCCGCTCAGATGGAGCCAGCTGTAGATGAACATCGAACCGTGGCCGGCCGAGAGCACGAAACGGTCGCGATTGAGCCAACGGGGAGCGTCGGGGTTGAACGCAAGGACGTTGCCGAAGAGGACGGCGCCGATCTCGGCGCAGCCGAGCGGAAGGCCGAGGTGGCCGGAGTTGCACTTATGGACGGCGTCGATGGCGAGGCCGCGGGCCTGGTTGGCAGCGAGGGACAGGATGTCGGTCTGGAGTGGCATGGTGTGAAAGGGATGCGGTTCGTGAAATGAAGGATTAAGAATTAGCCATTCTCATGAGCGTGGGGGAAGTCCAAAGGGCATGAAAAAAGCGAGTCTGGAAGACTCGCTTGATTCATACAGCAAAAGGAACTGAAAACAGTTACTTGGTGGCGACGGGCTTCTCGCGCTTCTGGACCTTGACGGCGACGGCGGCTTTGCCGAGACGGTCGCGGAGGTAGTAGAGGCGGGCGCGCATGGGCTCGGAGGTCTGCTCGATCTCGATCTTCTCGATGTTCGGGGAGCTGCTGGGGAAAACGCGCTCGACGCCCTCGCCGTAGCTGATGCGACGGACCGTGAATGTCTCGTGGATGCCAGAGCCTTTGATGGCGATGACGATGCCGGCGAAAATCTGCACGCGCTCTTTATCACCTTCGCGCACTTTGGTGTGCACTTTGACGCCGTCGCCCACCTTGAAGGGAGGGAGGTCTTTTTTGACCTGGCTGGCGGTGATTTCTCTGATGATCGGGTTGCTCATGACGGTTAAATGTTAAGTTATTTAAGTAAATCGGGTCGGACTAGGCGGGTTTTCTCAATACGTTGTGCGTTTCGCCACTCTTCGATCTTGGCATGGTCGCCGGAAAGGAGGACATCCGGCACGGACATGCCGCGGAATTCGGCGGGACGCGTGTATTGAGGAAAGTCGAGCAACTTGCCGGTGAAGGATTCGTGCGTCAATGACTTTTCTTCCCCGAGCACACCGGGAATCAAACGCGCGAGTGCATCGATGACCACGGCGGCCGGGAGCGTGCCGTTCGTGAGCACATAATCCCCGATGCTGATCTCCTGATCGATGACCTTTTCGCGGATGCGTTGATCGATGCCCTCATAATGTCCGCTGAGAAGAATCAAGTGCGTCTCCTGCGCCAGTTCGCCGGCGATTTTTTGCGAATAAGGCGTGCCGTCCGGCGTCAGATAAATGCGGCGGCAACCGGGAGTCTGGAGTTGCTCGATGGCCGCGAAGACGGGCTCGGGCTTCATGACCATGCCGGCACCACCGCCAAAGGGACGGTCATCGGCATTCTTGTGTTTGCTGGTCGCCCAATCGCGGACGTCGTGAACTTTGACGGTCAGCAGGCCGCTTTCGATGCCCTTACCCAAGATGCTCTCGACCAAAAAGCCGTCGAGCATACGCGGAAACAGCGTAAGAACATCGATATGGAGAGGCATGAGAGGAAGCGGGAGAAAGCGGCGGAGAATGGCAAAAAAAATCGCCCGAGCCGTGAAGGCCGGGCGATTCAGAAGCGATTTAAGCCGGAAGCTTAGGCGACGGGGGTCGCAGCGGCGGCCTTGCGGGCCTTCTTAATCAGGGACAGAGCGGTGTCCGTGGGGGTCGCACCCTTGCTAATCCAATACTCGGCGCGCTCGACATTTAAGGTCAGGGCGTCGGCACGGTTGGAGCGGGGGTTATGGGTGCCGAGGAGCTCGACAGCAGCGCCATCACGACGCGAACGGGCTTCGGCGACGACCACGTGATAAATCGGGTTGTGCGTGGAGCCGATGCGGGAGAGACGAATTTTGAGTGCCATGTGAAAAGGTGTGCTGACAGGTTCTTTAGTTGAAAAGCCGTGGAATCCACCGAACGGGCCGAGCGATGTCAAGCAGCCATTTCCCGTGATAATCTCGCGATACGGGCAAACAGACCTTGACCCCTCCCCCACCCGGTCTGAACGTGCGCCCTCTTATGCTCAAAGCTGGCATCGTCGGACTCCCGAATGTGGGCAAGTCCACTCTCTTCAACGCACTCACCCGCTCCCGCAAGGCAGAAGCGGCCAACTATCCGTTCTGCACCATCGACCCGAACGTGGGCGTGGTGGTCGTGCCGGATGAGCGTGCCTATGTATTGAAGGGAATCGCCAAGACCAACGTCGTCGTCCCCGCCGCCATCGAATTCGTCGATATCGCGGGTCTCGTCGCCGGCGCCAGCAAGGGCGAAGGCCTGGGTAACAAGTTCCTCGCCAACATTCGCGAGACCGATGCGATCGTGCACGTCGTGCGTTGCTTCGTGGACG
This portion of the Rariglobus hedericola genome encodes:
- a CDS encoding tetratricopeptide repeat protein yields the protein MDLTTHTKRQLSYAEGYLALGMKDDAAAALKEIEAAQRKETSVLILSLAVHVERADWKPAAAIGAVLCEREPNVPGHWIQWAYAARRHKGLTEAREILMRGVGQHPTEAVFHFNLACYEAQLGHLDDARVFLDTACGLEEEFVALSKTDPDLEPLRIQS